One genomic window of Glycine max cultivar Williams 82 chromosome 16, Glycine_max_v4.0, whole genome shotgun sequence includes the following:
- the LOC100797705 gene encoding probable calcium-binding protein CML16, with protein sequence MSMLETDQIKQLNDIFKRFDMDQDGSLTHLELAALLRSLGIKPTGDEIYALLSNMDENGNGYIEFDELVHAIMPDLTESVLINQEQLLEVFRSFDRDGNGYITASELAGSMAKMGQPLTYRELASMMAEADSNGDGVISFNEFAALMAKSAAEFLGVKVA encoded by the coding sequence ATGTCCATGCTCGAAACCGACCAAATCAAGCAACTGAACGACATATTCAAGCGCTTCGACATGGACCAGGACGGCAGCCTGACCCACCTGGAGCTGGCGGCGCTCCTCCGGTCCCTGGGCATCAAACCCACCGGCGACGAAATCTACGCCCTCCTCTCTAACATGGACGAAAACGGCAACGGCTACATCGAGTTCGACGAGCTCGTGCATGCCATCATGCCTGACCTCACCGAGAGCGTCCTCATCAACCAGGAGCAGCTCCTCGAGGTCTTCCGGTCTTTCGACCGTGATGGCAACGGCTACATCACAGCCAGCGAGCTCGCGGGTTCCATGGCGAAGATGGGCCAGCCACTCACCTACCGCGAGCTCGCCTCCATGATGGCTGAGGCCGATAGCAACGGCGACGGCGTCATTAGCTTCAACGAGTTCGCCGCCCTCATGGCCAAATCCGCCGCTGAATTTCTCGGCGTCAAGGTCGCCTAG